The Pigmentiphaga aceris DNA segment GCCGGGTTGTAGAAGTCCTGTGCCGAGGTGATGCCACGTACCCCGATCACCGAATACAGCAGCGAACCGCTGGACGACATCTGCACGCCGGGCAGTACCCGCGCCAGATCGAAGGTACTGGCAACCTGTGCGTCGTCGAGGTCGGGCTGTTCGATGACCGTGACGGCGCCGTTGATGCTGGCAAGCGACTGCTCGCGTTTGCTGGCGGTCACGGTGATGGGGCGCAAGGTGCTGGCTTCGGGCTGTGCGTTGCCTGCGGAAGCCGCCTGCGCAAACGCGCCCGAGGACAGCGCCGCGAGCAGCACGGCGGTGCCGGCACGAAGGGGGAAGGGCGCTGAAGTGTGAAAGATATCGGCCGGCATGAATAAGATCTCTTAAAATCTGAATGAGAATTATTCCTGAGAGAGTCGCGGGCGACTGACGATTTCAGGCTGCGGCAAACGGTTTCGGGGCGAAATTGCATGGATTTGGAAAATGGGTCGGTTCAACGGGCGTCGGACGGCGGCTTGCGCGTCAGCGGCCATCGCCTGCTGCCCAGCCTGAGCATCCCTGCCGACTGGAGCCGGATGCTGCGCGTGCACGACCTGCTGGGCGACATCACCATCAGTTGCTGGCATGGCCAGCCCAGCGCAGACCTGGATGTCGAAGCCAACGGTCCGGCCATGTTCTGCATCGGCATCTTCCTGGCGGGCGAGGCGCGCATGGCGCTCGATGGTGGCCCGATGCTGACGGTCAGTTCGGGCATGGCGGTGATCCAGACCGCGAACCGGCCGGCCGTCGGGCGTTTTGCGATGAAGGGCGGTACGCCCATCCGCCTGGTGGATATTCGCTTCACGCCGCAAGGTTTGCTGCACGCGGGTGGGCGACCCTTGATGGCATTGCAGGGGCAGTTCCTGCAAGACTGCAGCCTGCCGCTGGCCAATACGCTGTTGGGTGGTTTTCCGGCCCCGGCCGCATTGCTGCGCGTAGCCACCGACATTCTTGCTTGCGAATATGAAGACGAAGCCATACGCGGGCTGTATCTGCGCGCCAAGGCGCTGGAAGCGCTGGCCCTGGCCTTGAGCACCGTCAGCCAGCCGGCCGAAACACGGGTGGTGTCACGCGAGCGCCGCCAGTTGATGGCAGCGCGCAGTCTGCTGGATGCGCGTTATGCCGAGGATTGGACGCTGGACCGCCTGGCGCGCGCAGTGGGCTTGAACGAAAAGAAATTGCAGGCGGGCTTTCGGGTGATTGCCGGGCGCTCTGTGCATGGGCACCTGCGCGACGTGCGCCTGGCTGCGGCGGCTGCCATGCTGGCCGGTGGTGCCAGCGTGACCGAAACCGCCTACGCAGTGGGCTTTTCCAGCCTGAGCCATTTCAGCAAGGCGTTCCGCGAAACCATGGGCGCTGCGCCGCGAGAGTGGGCAGAAGCCCGGCGCAGTTGAATGGCTGGGACGGTGGGCTGATGGTCTATCCTCTGACCCCTTGAGGAGATCCAACACAATGCCGAAGCCAAGGGTGCCCGATGCGAACAGCGGCCTGTCTGACCAAGCCGTATCTCGCGCCGCCCGTGTATCTCGTGTGTCCCGCGCGGACAAGCCGGTTCGTCCGGACAAGCGTGCGGCGATTCTGGACGCAGCACTTGGCCTGTTCTCCCGCTTCGGGCTGCATGGCACGTCGATCGACCAGGTAGCCACGCGCGCCGAGGTCACCAAGGGCAACCTGCTGTATTACTTCGCCAACAAGGAAGAGCTGTACGTCTCGGTGTTGCGCGACTTGTTGGATGTATGGCTGGCTCCCTTGCGCGAGTTCAGCGTCGATCAGGCTCCCGAACAGGCCATTGGCGACTACATTCGCCGCAAGCTGGCCATGTCACGTGACCGACCAGATGCCTCGCGCCTGTTCTGTCTGGAGATGATCCAGGGTGCGCCTTTGCTGGGCACGATTCTGGATGGTGAACTGCGTACGCTGGTGGAACAGAAGTCGGATGTGATCCGCGCCTGGGTGGCGGACGGAAAACTGGCACCGGTCGATCCGCATCATCTGATCTTTGCGCTGTGGGGCACCACGCAGCACTACGCCGACTTTGCCGTTCAGGTCAGTGCGCTGACCGGCAAGACGCTGAAAGACGTGGCCTTCTTTGCGCAGACGGTAGAGAACGTGCAGCGCATAGTGTTGCAAGGTGTTGCAGTCCGCTGAGCGCAATTGAATCCAAGCTGGATTGCCGCTTTCCGCCCGCTGCCCATCTTCCATGCTTGGGTAATCGACGCCAGCACAAGCATGCCGTTACACCTGTATACCAGTCCTAATAAGTCATTAATATCCAAGTGGTTAATCTGGCAGGCTTAGCCTCGTCCTGATCAAACGTTCCGTTTTCGCGAATGCGCTGTGCCTGTTCATAGGGGCATGACCTCGCTTCCTGCGCGACAGGGAGCATCTCGTTGCCACACGCAAAGTAGTTCGCATGGCAGCGATGAGGTCAAACCGCTTCTATGAGTTGTCATCATGATGAAACGCAATCCGAGCATCGCTTTGTTCGTATTGACCGTTCTGGCCGCCGCCATCGTCGGCGCCCTGACCCCGTCGATCTTCCCTGAAAATCTGTTCTCCGAAGGCGGCCCGATCGAGGAGCTGACCCTGGTGCTGTACGTCGTGGGCATCATCGCCGTGCTGATGGCACCTGGCCGCGTGGTCGGCAAGGTCGACAAACTGGCTACCTGCATCTTGCTCGCCGCGTTCGCCGCACGGGAAATGGACCTGCACACGGCCATGTACGGCACCAGCATTCTGAAAGCCCGCTTCTACAACCGCGATGGCACTGCCGCGCAGATTGCCGGTGCCTTGGCAGTGCTGCTGCCGATCTTCGCGTCCATCGGCTGGTTGCTGGTCAAGCACGGCAAGCAGTGGCTGCGCGCCTTGCGCGAGCGTCAGCCGGCAGCTGTTACCTTCCTGGTTTTCGGGGTGGCGCTGGTCGTTGCCAAGCTCAGCGATCGGGCTCCCGACACCTTGTCTGGCTGGAACATGACGGTGTCGATGACCGTGCGCCACATCATGCAAGGCATTGAAGAAAGCCTGGAAATGTTCCTGCCGATCTTCATTGCGATGGCGGTGTGGCAGGCGGCGCGCTATGCATTGCCGCGCGCTCAGTCGGCCATGCGGGCTGTCTGAATCTGCGTTTTTTAAACGTGGGTGGTTGGATGCGTATTGCCTGAATACGCATCCACGGACACGCTGCCTCAGATGCCGCGTGCCCCCGAGGCCATGAATCCTCCATCGACCGGAATCGCCGTCCCGGTCACGTAAGACGCGGCATCAGACGCCAGGAACGCCACCACGGCCGCCACCTCATCCGTGCTGCCATATCGGCTCATCGGGATCGCCTTGGCATATTCCGCACGGAACTGCGGCGTGTGCATGGTCTCGGTCATGGCGGTGTCGATCGGGCCCGGGCACACCGCGTTCACGGTAACGCCGTGTTCCGCCAATTCCGCCGCAATCTGCCGCGTCAACCCGATCACAGCTGCTTTGGATGTGCCATAGGCCGTACGCCCGCTGCCTACGGCGCGCATGCCGGCGACCGAAGCCAGATTGACGATGCGCCCCCATTTCCGCTCGACCATCATCTGCGCTGCGTACTGGCTGCACAGCATGGTGCCGGTCACGTTGATGTTCATCGTGGCCAGCCAGTTGTCCAGGGGGAACTTCAAGAAGGGGATGACCTTGGCGATGCCGGCGCTGTTCACCAGCACATCGCATCGACCGTGGTCCTGGCGCAAAGCGGCGAAACCTTGTTCGATCGATGCGGGATTGCCCACGTCCATGACCAAGGCAGTGGCTTGGTGGCCAGCCTGCCGCAGTACCTCTGCGCTGCGAGCGGCAGCGTCGCCATCGATGTCGGCAATCACTACTGTCATGCCTTGTTCGGCCAGCAGGCGCACGACCGTCGCGCCGATGCCGCTTGCGCCGCCGGTGACCAGGGCAACACGGTTCTGGGTGTTCAGTTCGTCTGACATGGGCTTCATTTCCTGGAGTGAGCGGTGCAAAAAAGACGCGCGATACGAAGGCGCTATATATAAGTCATGCATCCAGGCATCTGTCTACATAACTAAAAATGCTATCAAAATGCATAAGTTAATTGCTTTGAAGTATTTGTAATACGCATACAAGGCCACCATGATTGCGAATTACGCATGAAGCCGCATCATGGAACTTCGTCAGCTCGAAGCATTTGCAGCCACCTTGTCGACCGGTAGCGTCACGGGGGCGGCTCGCCTGCTCGATCGGTCGCAGCCTGCCATCAGCCGCTCGATTCAAGAGCTGGAAGCCCAGATCGGTTATGCCTTGTTCACGCGCAGCGGACCGCGCGTGACCCCCACCACACAAGGCTTTCTGCTGTATCAGGACGTCGAACGTGCGCTGGGCAGTCTGCGCCAGATCCGTACCCGTGCTGACGAAATCGCGCGTGGTGACGGTGCCCCGATGCGGCTGGCGGCGACCTTTGCCATGTCCAGCGGACTGGTGCCCCTGGCCCTGAAACGCGTTGCCGACCGTCACGGCGCAGGTCACACCCAATTGCGCAGCATGCCGGCCGAACAGGTCGTGCATGCGGTATTGACCGGCACGGCGCAGATCGGTGTCAGCAGCCTGCCGCTGGAACATCGCGGCCTGTGCGTCAATTGGATCGGTCAATCGCGTTGCGTGGTCGCCCTGGCCGAGCACGATCCCCTGGCTGCGCTCGAGGTCGTGCCCTTGGCGGCCTTGGGCGGTCGTCCTCTGGTGACGCTCAGCAACCCGTACCGGCTGCGTCGCCGTCTGGATGCCGCCATGGTGCGCATCGGCAAGGACGTCAGTGCACGCGGGCCGGGCGGCTTGATCGAGACGAATTCTTCGATCAACGCCATGTCTGCGGTACGCGCCGGCCTGGGCGTGTCGGTGCTGGAACCCGTCACCGCTTACGGTGCGCCGATGCAAGGCGTGGCGGTGCGGCCGCTCGATACCGAGATCCCGTATTTTTTTGGTGTCATCACCCCGCAGGCGTCGCCGCTGGAAGAACCCGTGGCCGCGCTGGCCGAGGCCTTGGCCGACGCGGCCGCCGCCTTGTTGCCCGCGTTTGTGCGCCACGACGCATCTGCCCACGCAAGCCTGCTGCAATCGATTTATGACGGCGAAGTCGCCGCCGAACCGGAATCCCCACAATGAGTGCTTCGACCGCATCCCCGCTGGTAGTCAGTCAGGAAACCTCCACGCAAGACGTTTCCGCCAAGCTTCCGACCCCGGCAACGCCGCCAGCGGGTCTGGCTGCGCTGGAGACGCGCGTGCGCCAGGACTTGTCCTGGCTGGAACTGCCGGCCAAGTCCTGGACCGTGCAACGCACGCACGAAGGCCAGCCGGTGCTGGACGTGGCGATCATCGGCGGTGGCATGGCGGGCTCGGCTGCGGTGGCTGCACTGAAGCATGTGGGCGTGAAGGCCGTGGTCTTCGATCGCAGCCCGGCCGGGTTCGAAGGCCCGTGGGCCACGACCGCGCGCATGGAAACCCTGCGCTCGCCCAAACAACTGACCGGCCCGGCGCTCGGCCTGCCCGCGCTGACGTTCCGCGCCTGGTTCGAGGCGCAATTCGGTGTCGAGGCCTGGGACGCGCTGGACAAGATTCCGCGTCTGCAATGGATGGACTACCTGCGCTGGTTCCGTCATGTCTTGCAGCTGGACGTGCGCAACCAGCACAAGGTCACAGCGGTCAAGCCGCGTGCCGACAAGCTGGTGCAGCTTGAACTGGACACCCCGAACGGTGCCATTACCGTCTTCGCCCGTCGTGTGGTGCTGGCCACCGGTCGCGACGGCCTGGGCGCAGGCTGGGCACCGGACTACGCGTTGGCCTTGCCGCGTGACCGCTGGGCGCATTCGTCCGACGTGCTGGACTACAACACCTTGGCCGGCAAGCGTGTGGGTGTGATCGGTGCAGGTTCGTCGGCGATGGACAGCGCAGCAACCGCGCTGGAATCCGGCGCGGCGCGGGTCGACCTGCTGGTGCGTCGCACCGACTTGCCGCGCATCAACAAAGGCAAGGGTGCAGGCAGTCCGGGCATGACCTTCGGCTATCCGATGCTGTCGGACGAATGGCGCTGGCGCATCCGCCACTACATCAACGTGCAGCAAGTGCCGCCGCCGCGTGGCAGCACGCAGCGCGTGTCGCGCAATCCGAATGCGCACTTCCAGCTGGGCTATGCTGCGCGCAATGCCTATGTGGAAAACGACGAAATCGTGGTCGAGACCTCGCAAGGCAAATTCGCTTTCGACTTCCTGGTATTCGCCACCGGTTTCCGTACCAACTGGGAACGTCGCCCGGAATTCGCCGCGCTTGCTCCGCATATCCGCCTGTGGGGTGATCGCTTCACGCCCGATGCATCCGAGGTCGACCAAGAACTGGCCGAGTCGCCCGACCTGGGCCCGGTGTTCGAATTCCTGCCGCGCGACCCCGAGGCCTGTCCCGGTCTGTCGCGGGTGCATTGCTTCTGCTGGCCGGCTGCCGGTACGCACGGCGCAGTGTCGGGCGACATTCCTGCGGTCAGCGACGGCGCGAAGAAACTGGCCCAAGGCCTGGCCGGGCTGTTGTTCGGCGAAGATATCGACACCCACTTCGCGCGCATGGAAGCCTGGGACGACCCCGAGCTGCTGGGCGATGAATGGGTGCCGTCGGCCGTGCCGCCGCCTGCGGTAAAGGGGTCTGCATGAACCATTACCGTGCAAGGTCACGCCTGAACCAACCCATAGATGCAGGCCCGGCCCCGGGCCGGGTGGTGCAGCCATGACAGGCTGGCTGATCCGCCGCCTGATTCAGGCGTTTTTTGTCGTGCTGGCAATGAGCCTGATCGTGTTTGTCGGGCTGCACATCATCGGCAACCCGGTGGACATTCTGCTGTCCGACGACATGAATCAGCAGGACCGGATCGAGGCGATTGCGCGCCTCGGTCTGGACCAGCCCCTGTGGCGTCAGTACCTGTCCTTCCTGTGGGCAGCAGTACACGGCGACCTGGGCAAGAGCTTCGTGTATCACGAGAGCGCCATCGGCCTGATTCTGGGTCGTTTCCCGGCCACGCTGGAACTGGCGATCGCCGCGATGGTGATTGCGGTGGTGGTCGGCGTGCCGCTGGGCATGTTCGCGGGCCTGAAGCCTGAAAACCCCATTTCGCGTGCGCTGATGGCCAGCAGCATTGTGGGATTCTCGCTGCCTTCGTTCTGGGTCGCCTTGATGTTCATCATGGTTTTCGCTGTTCAGCTAGGCTGGTTCCCGGCCAGCGGACGCGGCGAAACCGCCAGCCTGTTCGGCATCCAGTGGTCGTTCCTGACACTGGACGGCTTGCGTCACCTGATCCTGCCCGCCATCACGCTGGCTTTGTTCAAGATGTCGCTGGTGCTGCGCCTGACGCGCGCCAGTGTGCGTGAAGTGCTGCCGCTGGACTTCGTGAAGTTCGCCCATGCCAAGGGCCTGCGCCCGGTGCGCGTGGTGATGATGCACGTGATGCGCAACACCATGATTCCGTTGGTCACCGTGCTGGGGCTGGAACTGGGATCGACCGTGGCCTATGCCGTGGTCACGGAGAGCATCTTTGCGTGGCCCGGTGCCGGCAAGCTGATCCTGGACAGCATCTACACGCTGGATCGCCCGGTGGTGGTGGCTTACCTGATGGTGGTGGTGTTGCTCTTTGTGGTGCTGAATCTGCTGGTGGACCTGGCCTACCGCGTGCTTGACCCACGCGTGCGTGTGGAGGCCGCCCAATGAGCGCGCTCGGACTTGACCTGGCGTCGCCGTGGCGGCGTGCCATCATCGACTTCTGTCGATCGCCCGTGGCGCTGGGGGCCTTGGTACTACTGGTGCTGATTGCCCTGGCCGCCATTTTTGCGCCCTGGCTTGCGCCACAGAATCCCTATGATCTGATGCAGCTGGACGTGCTGGACGCCCGCCTGCCGCCTGGTTCCTTCAGCGAAGGCGGTGGCTACACCTATTGGCTGGGTACCGACGGCCAGGGTCGTGATCTGGTGTCCGGCATTTTGTACGGCCTGCGTATCAGCCTGTCGGTGGGTATCGGCTCGGCATTGGCGGCGGCCTTCATCGGCACCATGGTTGGCTTGTTTGCCGCCTGGGCGGGTGGGCGCGTGGATGCCGGCCTGATGCGTCTGGTCGACCTGCTGCTGTCCTTCCCGACCATCCTGATGGCCTTGATGATCCTGGCCTACATGGGCAAGGGCGTCGGCAACGTGGTGTTCACACTCGTCATGCTGGAATGGGCGTATTACGCCCGTACCGCGCGTGGTCAGGCGCTGGTGGAAGTGCGCCGCGAATATGTGGATGCCGCGCGCGGGCAGGGCGTACCGGGCTGGCGCATCGTTACCGGTCACCTGCTGCCGAACTGCATGCCGCCGCTGATCGTGATCGGCACTTTGCAGATCGCGCGCGCCATCACGCTGGAAGCCACGCTGTCCTTCCTGGGCCTGGGCGTGCCGGTGACGGAACCGTCGCTGGGCCTGCTGATCGCCAATGGTTTCCAGTACATGCTGTCCAACGAATACTGGATCAGTCTTTTCCCCGGCCTGGCGCTGCTGGTCACCATCGTTGCCATCAATCTGGTCGGTGACCAGGTGCGCGACGTGCTCAACCCGAGGTTGCAACGATGAGCGCGCCCAAGCAATCCATTGGCGGTGTGCCGACCTTGTCGGTGCGCAATCTGCGCACGGTGTTCGACACCCGCGCCGGCGAAGTCGCCGCCGTCAACGAGGTGTCCTTCACGCTGGAACGTGGCCGGGTGCTGGGTCTGGTCGGCGAATCCGGTTCGGGCAAATCGGTGACCGGCTTTTCCATCATGGGCCTGGTCGATGCACCGGGCCGCATCGCGAGCGGCGAAATCCTGTTCCAGGGACGTGACCTGGCCAAGCTGCGCCGCGAAGACATGCGTCAGCTGCGTGGCAACCGCATTGCCATGGTGTTCCAGGACCCGATGATGACGCTCAACCCGGTGTTGCGCGTCGACAAGCAGATGATCGAAGCCGTGCAGGCACACCAGCGTGTAAGCCACGCGGTGGCGCGTGACCTGGCGCGCGACACGCTGGGCCTGATGGGCATTGCCAGCCCCGAAGAACGCCTGCTGGCCTATCCGCACCAGTTGTCGGGCGGTATGCGTCAACGGGTGGCGATTGCGATTGCCATGCTGCACCGGCCCGACCTGATCATTGCCGACGAGCCCACGACCGCACTCGACGTGACCATCCAGGCGCAGATTCTGTCCGAGATGCAGAAGCTGGTGGAAGAGCAGGGCACGGCACTCATCTGGATCAGCCACGACCTGTCGGTGGTGGCCGGACTGGCCGATGACATTGCGGTGATGTACGCCGGACGCATCGTCGAACATGGCACCGTGGACGATGTGCTGGACCGTCCTTTGCACCCCTACACCCAGGGCCTGATCGGCAGCTTGCCGCGTCGGGTGCCGGGGCAGAAACGCGGTACACGTCTGCGCCAGATTCCGGGCATGACGCCGAACCTGCTGTCCTTGCCGCCGGGCTGTGCGTTCGCGCCCCGCTGCTCGCGCCGCACGGCGGTATGCGACACCCATCCTGCGGTCACCCGTCCGACCGATGTGCAGGAAGTACGCTGCTTCCACCCTGGCGCGCCCGCGCTTTATCCCGACTCGGCAGTCCAAGGAGTCGGCGCATGAGTTCGTCCATGAATTCCAAGTTGTCGCTTGATTCGACACTGCTTGACCCGAGTGCCCCCCTGGCCGAGTTGCGCAATGTCAGCCGCCGATTCGGCGGGCGCGCAGCCGGTCCATTTGGCCGCGTGCTGCAACGCATGGGCCTGGAAAAGCCCGCGCCGACCACCCACGCTGTTGATCGCGTAGACCTGAGCATCAAACGCGGCGAAGTGGTTGGCCTGGTGGGCGAATCGGGCTGCGGCAAATCGACGCTGGGCCGGATGGTGGCAGGCTTGCTGCCCGCATCCGACGGCCAGGTGCTGTTGAGCGGCAAGCCGATTGGCGAGCTGAGTGCCGAGGAACGCAAGGCAGCGCGTCTGCGGGTGCAGATGATCTTCCAGGACCCGTATGCCAGTTTGAATCCGCGTCTGCGCGTGGACCGCATCGTTGGTGAAGGCGCACTCCTGCATGGTCTAACCGACCGCGCGGGTTCCGATGATTACGTCAGCGCACAGTTGCAGCGCGCCGGGCTGGACCCGTCCTTGCGCCATCGTTATCCGCACCAGTTCAGTGGCGGCCAGCGTCAGCGCATTGGCATTGCACGCGCGCTGGCGGTGCAGCCGGAATTGCTGGTCTGCGACGAAGCCGTGGCCGCGCTCGACGTGTCGATCCAGGCGCAGATTCTGAATCTGTTCATGGACTTGCGCGAAGAGCTTGGCCTGACGTACCTGTTCATCAGCCACGATCTGGGGGTGGTCGAACACCTGTCGGATCGGGTGGTGGTGATGTACCTGGGCCGGGTGGTGGAAAGCGCGCCGGTCGATGAGTTGTTCGAGCATCCCGCGCATCCGTACACCCAGGCGCTGTTGGCAGAAATCCCGCGCCTGGACGTGCGTCGCACGAAGTTCCAGACCATTCGTGGCGAGATCCCCAGCCCGCTTGCGCCGCCCTCGGGCTGTCATTTCCATCCGCGTTGTCCGCATGTCATGCCGCGTTGCAAGGTGGAAGCGCCCACCCTGCGCGGCATTGCGATCAACCATGTCAGCGCCTGTCATCTGCACGACGGTACGTGATCTGCCAAGTAACACTGCATCACTGATTTCCCACGCATTACCTCTGTCCCCGAGCACCGCGTTTTCCTTGTCGGCCACCGACACGCACCAGAAAGGACTTTTCATGAATCGCTTCCTGCTAACCGCCCTGACCGCCGCTCTGCTGGGTACCGGCGCGGCTGCGTCTGCGCAATCCGTTTCCATCGGCTTTGCCGATCCGGTTTCGTCCATCGATCCGCAACTGAACAACCACGCCGGCGACCGTTCGCTGGCCTTGCACCTGTTCGACAGCATCGTTGATCGTCGCGATAGCGGCGTGTTGCCCTCGTTGGCACTCAGCTGGAAAACCCTGGACGACACAACCTGGGAATTCAAGCTGCGCCCGAACGTAGTCTGGTCCGACGGCAAGCCCTTTACCGCCGACGACCTGGTGTATTCCTTCGAGCGTGCCCGCAAGGTGCCGGGCAGCGTGGCGTCTTACGCCAGCTCGCTGCGCACGGTGGAATCGGCCACGGCCAAAGACCCGCTGACCCTGATCGTCAAGACCACCATGCCGAACCCCGAACTGCTGAACAGCATCGGTGCCGTGCACATCGTCAGTCGCCACGTGGGTGAAAAGGCCACCACCGAGGACTACAACGCCGGCCGCGCCGCCATCGGTACCGGCCCGTATGTGCTGACCTCGTGGACGCCGGGCGACCGCGCGGTCTTTGCGCGCAACGACAAGTTCTGGGGCCCCAAGCCCACCTGGGAAAAGGTCACCTACCGCTACATCAACAACGCCGCCGCGCGCACCGCTGCACTGCTGGCCGGCGACGTGGACGTGATCGACAAGGTCTCGGCCGCTGACGTGGCGCGCCTGCGCAAGACGCCGAACATCACCGTCTATCCCTATCCCGGCCTGCGTGTGCTGCTGGTGCAGCCCAGCTTCCGCAAGGGACCGAACGAGTTCATCACCGACAACGATGGCAAGCAACTGGCGGAAAATCCGCTGACCGACGTGCGTGTGCGCAAGGCGCTGAACATCGCCATCAACCGCAAGACGCTGGTTGATCGTGTGTTGCAGGGCACGGCAACCGAAGCCAACCAGTGGATGCCCGCCAAGACCTTCGGCTACAACCCGGACGTCAAGGACATCGCCTTTGACCCGACCGCTGCCAAGAAGTTGTTGGCCGAAGCCGGTTTCCCCGATGGTTTCAAGCTGACCGTGCACGTGCCGGGTGATCGCTATCCGCTGGGCGCGGAAACCCTGCAAGCCGTGGCGCAGTTCTGGACCCGCGTGGGCGTGAAGACCCAGCTGGAAGTCGTGCCATGGTCGGTGTACTCGGCACGTGCCAACAAGAACGAGTTCGCGATCAGCATCGTGGCCTGGGGCAATGGCACGGGTGAGGCCGGTTATGGCCTGCAGAACGTGTTCGCCACCGCCGACAACAAGAAGGGCCTGGGCAATTCGAACTGGGGTCGTTACAGCAACATCGACGTAGACAAGGCACTGGATGCCGCGACCGTGGAATTCAACACCGAGCGTCGTGCTGCCATCCTGCGTCACTCGGTCAAGCTGGTGACCGACGATGTGGCCGCCATCCCGCTGTTCCACTATCAGAACATCTGGGCCGCGAAGAAGGGCTTTAAGGTTGAGCCCTACGTCAGCGACCGCACTACCGCCTTGCAAGTGACGAAGCAGTAAGCCTGAACGGCGGCGCTTGACCAGGGCGCTGCCCGGTCATGTGCCGCCCCCCTTGCCGCGTGATGCGGCAGGGGTGTTGTCCGGAGCATGTATGACCGAGTTTTCCTCTTTTTCTCTGCGCGTCGATCCGGCCCATGCCCGCATCGACGTGCCCCGCCAGATCACGGTTGACGGCCTGAACCCAGGCGAGACCGTGACGATTGCCGCAGTCACGCTGCGTGCCGGTACCCCCTGGCAGTCCACGGCAAGCTTTGTCGCCGACGCGCAAGGCCACATCGATCTGACGCGTGATGCCCCGATTGCGGGCGACTACGCAGGCGTGTCGCCAATGGGCCTGATCTGGTCGCAAAGCCTGCTAGACCCGAAGGTAGGCAATGGCCGTGTGCTGT contains these protein-coding regions:
- a CDS encoding LysR family transcriptional regulator produces the protein MELRQLEAFAATLSTGSVTGAARLLDRSQPAISRSIQELEAQIGYALFTRSGPRVTPTTQGFLLYQDVERALGSLRQIRTRADEIARGDGAPMRLAATFAMSSGLVPLALKRVADRHGAGHTQLRSMPAEQVVHAVLTGTAQIGVSSLPLEHRGLCVNWIGQSRCVVALAEHDPLAALEVVPLAALGGRPLVTLSNPYRLRRRLDAAMVRIGKDVSARGPGGLIETNSSINAMSAVRAGLGVSVLEPVTAYGAPMQGVAVRPLDTEIPYFFGVITPQASPLEEPVAALAEALADAAAALLPAFVRHDASAHASLLQSIYDGEVAAEPESPQ
- a CDS encoding ABC transporter permease translates to MSALGLDLASPWRRAIIDFCRSPVALGALVLLVLIALAAIFAPWLAPQNPYDLMQLDVLDARLPPGSFSEGGGYTYWLGTDGQGRDLVSGILYGLRISLSVGIGSALAAAFIGTMVGLFAAWAGGRVDAGLMRLVDLLLSFPTILMALMILAYMGKGVGNVVFTLVMLEWAYYARTARGQALVEVRREYVDAARGQGVPGWRIVTGHLLPNCMPPLIVIGTLQIARAITLEATLSFLGLGVPVTEPSLGLLIANGFQYMLSNEYWISLFPGLALLVTIVAINLVGDQVRDVLNPRLQR
- a CDS encoding helix-turn-helix transcriptional regulator, which codes for MDLENGSVQRASDGGLRVSGHRLLPSLSIPADWSRMLRVHDLLGDITISCWHGQPSADLDVEANGPAMFCIGIFLAGEARMALDGGPMLTVSSGMAVIQTANRPAVGRFAMKGGTPIRLVDIRFTPQGLLHAGGRPLMALQGQFLQDCSLPLANTLLGGFPAPAALLRVATDILACEYEDEAIRGLYLRAKALEALALALSTVSQPAETRVVSRERRQLMAARSLLDARYAEDWTLDRLARAVGLNEKKLQAGFRVIAGRSVHGHLRDVRLAAAAAMLAGGASVTETAYAVGFSSLSHFSKAFRETMGAAPREWAEARRS
- a CDS encoding ABC transporter permease; translation: MTGWLIRRLIQAFFVVLAMSLIVFVGLHIIGNPVDILLSDDMNQQDRIEAIARLGLDQPLWRQYLSFLWAAVHGDLGKSFVYHESAIGLILGRFPATLELAIAAMVIAVVVGVPLGMFAGLKPENPISRALMASSIVGFSLPSFWVALMFIMVFAVQLGWFPASGRGETASLFGIQWSFLTLDGLRHLILPAITLALFKMSLVLRLTRASVREVLPLDFVKFAHAKGLRPVRVVMMHVMRNTMIPLVTVLGLELGSTVAYAVVTESIFAWPGAGKLILDSIYTLDRPVVVAYLMVVVLLFVVLNLLVDLAYRVLDPRVRVEAAQ
- the rutR gene encoding HTH-type transcriptional regulator RutR, which translates into the protein MPKPRVPDANSGLSDQAVSRAARVSRVSRADKPVRPDKRAAILDAALGLFSRFGLHGTSIDQVATRAEVTKGNLLYYFANKEELYVSVLRDLLDVWLAPLREFSVDQAPEQAIGDYIRRKLAMSRDRPDASRLFCLEMIQGAPLLGTILDGELRTLVEQKSDVIRAWVADGKLAPVDPHHLIFALWGTTQHYADFAVQVSALTGKTLKDVAFFAQTVENVQRIVLQGVAVR
- a CDS encoding NAD(P)-binding domain-containing protein, yielding MSASTASPLVVSQETSTQDVSAKLPTPATPPAGLAALETRVRQDLSWLELPAKSWTVQRTHEGQPVLDVAIIGGGMAGSAAVAALKHVGVKAVVFDRSPAGFEGPWATTARMETLRSPKQLTGPALGLPALTFRAWFEAQFGVEAWDALDKIPRLQWMDYLRWFRHVLQLDVRNQHKVTAVKPRADKLVQLELDTPNGAITVFARRVVLATGRDGLGAGWAPDYALALPRDRWAHSSDVLDYNTLAGKRVGVIGAGSSAMDSAATALESGAARVDLLVRRTDLPRINKGKGAGSPGMTFGYPMLSDEWRWRIRHYINVQQVPPPRGSTQRVSRNPNAHFQLGYAARNAYVENDEIVVETSQGKFAFDFLVFATGFRTNWERRPEFAALAPHIRLWGDRFTPDASEVDQELAESPDLGPVFEFLPRDPEACPGLSRVHCFCWPAAGTHGAVSGDIPAVSDGAKKLAQGLAGLLFGEDIDTHFARMEAWDDPELLGDEWVPSAVPPPAVKGSA
- a CDS encoding SDR family NAD(P)-dependent oxidoreductase yields the protein MSDELNTQNRVALVTGGASGIGATVVRLLAEQGMTVVIADIDGDAAARSAEVLRQAGHQATALVMDVGNPASIEQGFAALRQDHGRCDVLVNSAGIAKVIPFLKFPLDNWLATMNINVTGTMLCSQYAAQMMVERKWGRIVNLASVAGMRAVGSGRTAYGTSKAAVIGLTRQIAAELAEHGVTVNAVCPGPIDTAMTETMHTPQFRAEYAKAIPMSRYGSTDEVAAVVAFLASDAASYVTGTAIPVDGGFMASGARGI
- a CDS encoding ABC transporter ATP-binding protein codes for the protein MSAPKQSIGGVPTLSVRNLRTVFDTRAGEVAAVNEVSFTLERGRVLGLVGESGSGKSVTGFSIMGLVDAPGRIASGEILFQGRDLAKLRREDMRQLRGNRIAMVFQDPMMTLNPVLRVDKQMIEAVQAHQRVSHAVARDLARDTLGLMGIASPEERLLAYPHQLSGGMRQRVAIAIAMLHRPDLIIADEPTTALDVTIQAQILSEMQKLVEEQGTALIWISHDLSVVAGLADDIAVMYAGRIVEHGTVDDVLDRPLHPYTQGLIGSLPRRVPGQKRGTRLRQIPGMTPNLLSLPPGCAFAPRCSRRTAVCDTHPAVTRPTDVQEVRCFHPGAPALYPDSAVQGVGA